In the Acidovorax sp. A79 genome, one interval contains:
- a CDS encoding BON domain-containing protein: MNNLKISQRPSHRIATILAVSALALGLSACGKKEEPTVGQRLDSAVEKTEQAAADARAKAESAMQNAETKVEQSAANAESSVKEAASKGMVFLDDAGITAQINASLAKDPDLSAAKINVNTVNGRVTLNGPAPSTVARERAETIAKAVSGVTSVNNQLVVTAS; this comes from the coding sequence ATGAACAACCTGAAGATTTCCCAGCGTCCCTCGCACCGTATCGCCACCATCCTGGCCGTGAGCGCCCTGGCCCTGGGCCTGTCGGCCTGCGGGAAGAAGGAGGAGCCCACCGTGGGCCAGCGCCTGGACTCTGCCGTCGAAAAGACCGAGCAGGCAGCGGCCGACGCCCGGGCCAAGGCAGAAAGCGCGATGCAGAACGCCGAAACCAAGGTGGAGCAAAGCGCCGCGAACGCAGAATCTTCCGTCAAGGAAGCGGCCAGCAAGGGCATGGTGTTCCTCGACGACGCCGGTATCACCGCGCAGATCAATGCGAGCCTGGCCAAGGATCCCGATCTGAGCGCCGCCAAGATCAATGTCAACACCGTCAACGGCCGCGTGACCTTGAACGGCCCGGCGCCTTCCACCGTCGCCCGTGAGCGCGCTGAAACCATTGCCAAGGCCGTGAGCGGGGTGACCTCGGTCAACAACCAGCTGGTCGTGACCGCCAGCTGA
- the rlmB gene encoding 23S rRNA (guanosine(2251)-2'-O)-methyltransferase RlmB — protein MSSPKVLFGFHAVGVRLKTAPKSIIEIYYEATRRDARMRQFLDRAREAGARLIEADSARIAKLAGSHGHQGVAARVEPVAQVTSLDELLENLEAAGIEQPLLLVLDGVTDPHNLGACLRVADGAGAHAVIAPKDHAVGINATVAKVASGAAETMPYFMVTNLARTLGELKERNIWCIGTSDDAPKTVYQVDLKGPVALVLGAEGDGMRQLTRKTCDELVSIPMKGAVESLNVSVASGVCLYEALRQRS, from the coding sequence ATGTCCAGCCCCAAAGTTCTCTTCGGCTTTCACGCCGTGGGCGTGCGTCTGAAGACCGCGCCGAAATCCATCATCGAGATTTACTACGAAGCCACGCGGCGCGACGCCCGCATGCGCCAGTTTCTCGACCGTGCCCGCGAGGCCGGTGCCCGCCTGATCGAGGCCGACAGCGCGCGCATCGCCAAGCTGGCCGGCAGCCACGGCCACCAGGGCGTGGCCGCGCGGGTGGAGCCCGTGGCCCAGGTCACTTCGCTCGACGAACTGCTGGAGAACCTGGAAGCCGCCGGCATCGAGCAGCCTTTGCTGCTGGTGCTCGACGGCGTGACCGACCCGCACAACCTGGGCGCCTGCCTGCGCGTCGCCGATGGCGCGGGCGCGCATGCCGTCATCGCCCCCAAGGACCATGCCGTGGGCATCAACGCCACGGTGGCCAAGGTGGCCAGCGGCGCGGCCGAGACCATGCCGTACTTCATGGTCACCAATCTGGCGCGCACGCTGGGCGAGCTCAAGGAGCGCAACATCTGGTGCATCGGCACCAGCGACGATGCGCCCAAGACGGTCTACCAGGTGGACCTGAAAGGCCCCGTGGCCCTGGTGCTGGGCGCCGAGGGCGATGGCATGCGCCAGCTCACGCGCAAGACCTGCGACGAACTGGTGAGCATTCCCATGAAGGGCGCGGTCGAGAGCCTGAACGTGTCGGTGGCCAGCGGCGTGTGCCTGTATGAGGCGCTCCGTCAACGCTCCTGA
- a CDS encoding ABC transporter ATP-binding protein, with amino-acid sequence MSESLSSPVASATAPSAAPIIAVEHVFKSVTDSTGTLDILRDIDFRLASRETAAIVGASGSGKSTLLSIIAGLDTPTRGTVRLDGHDLFAIDEDARAALRAQKVGFVFQSFQLMGNLTALENVMLPLELANRRDARKAAADMLARVGLGQRLAHYPKVLSGGEQQRVALARAFVVQPAVLLADEPTGSLDFATGETIMKLMFDLNREQGTTLVLVTHDRAIADQCERRITIEAGRVV; translated from the coding sequence ATGTCCGAATCCCTCTCATCGCCCGTGGCATCGGCCACGGCGCCGTCCGCGGCACCCATTATTGCCGTGGAGCATGTCTTCAAGTCGGTGACGGATTCCACCGGAACGCTCGACATTCTGCGGGATATCGATTTCCGCCTGGCCTCCAGGGAAACTGCGGCCATCGTGGGGGCTTCGGGATCGGGCAAGAGCACCTTGCTGTCCATCATCGCGGGGCTGGACACCCCCACGCGGGGCACCGTGCGCCTGGACGGGCACGACCTCTTTGCCATCGACGAGGATGCGCGCGCCGCGCTGCGCGCCCAGAAAGTGGGCTTCGTGTTCCAGAGCTTTCAGCTCATGGGCAACCTCACCGCGCTGGAGAACGTGATGCTGCCGCTGGAGCTGGCCAACCGGCGCGATGCGCGCAAGGCCGCCGCCGACATGCTGGCCCGCGTGGGCCTGGGGCAGCGCCTCGCGCACTACCCCAAGGTGCTGTCGGGCGGCGAGCAGCAGCGCGTGGCGCTGGCGCGTGCCTTCGTGGTGCAGCCGGCGGTGCTGCTGGCCGACGAGCCCACGGGCAGCCTGGACTTCGCCACCGGCGAGACGATCATGAAGCTCATGTTCGACCTCAACCGCGAACAGGGCACGACCCTGGTGCTGGTCACGCACGACCGGGCCATCGCCGACCAGTGCGAGCGGCGCATCACCATCGAGGCCGGGCGGGTCGTTTGA
- a CDS encoding NAD-dependent deacylase, which yields MLDTVKDWVRQARHIAVLTGAGVSAESGVPTFRDARTGYWAQFRPEDMATEEGFRAHPQRVWDWYQYRRDLLQGVAPNAGHFALADFQRGDPGRLTLITQNVDGLHQRAGSAGVLCLHGDIFQDRWLDMPRNCCHVDHAVAGRPPYCDRCGNLLRPGVVWFGEALPYATLEAAQHAAGRCDLMLVVGTAGAVYPAAGLAHQARAAGARVAVLNPAPSELDGAAHAVLRGTAATLLPQLLLARG from the coding sequence TTGCTGGACACCGTGAAGGACTGGGTGCGGCAGGCCCGCCACATCGCCGTGCTGACCGGGGCGGGCGTGAGCGCGGAATCGGGGGTGCCCACCTTCCGTGACGCCCGGACGGGCTACTGGGCCCAGTTCCGCCCCGAGGACATGGCGACCGAGGAAGGCTTTCGCGCCCACCCCCAGCGCGTGTGGGACTGGTACCAGTACCGGCGCGATCTGCTGCAGGGGGTGGCGCCCAATGCGGGGCATTTTGCGCTGGCCGATTTTCAGCGTGGCGATCCTGGCCGCCTCACGCTCATCACCCAGAACGTCGATGGCCTGCACCAGCGTGCCGGCAGCGCCGGAGTGCTGTGCCTGCACGGCGACATCTTCCAGGACCGCTGGCTGGATATGCCGCGCAACTGCTGCCATGTCGACCACGCCGTGGCGGGCCGTCCGCCATATTGCGACCGCTGCGGCAACCTGCTGCGCCCCGGGGTGGTGTGGTTCGGGGAGGCCCTGCCGTATGCAACGCTCGAGGCCGCGCAGCACGCAGCCGGGCGTTGCGACCTGATGCTGGTCGTGGGCACGGCCGGTGCGGTCTACCCGGCGGCCGGCCTGGCGCACCAGGCGCGCGCGGCCGGTGCCCGGGTGGCGGTGCTCAACCCCGCGCCCAGCGAGCTGGATGGCGCCGCGCATGCGGTGCTGCGTGGCACCGCCGCCACGCTCCTGCCGCAACTGCTGCTGGCCCGCGGCTAG
- a CDS encoding ABC transporter substrate-binding protein: MSRRHFLLRATQAVAATGLPAWAQTAMAAEEALTARSVNLGCSIALTGPLGQAGIEQVAGMKAAFAEVNSAGGVHGREIRMEIKDDGYVASRTLQNVTGMVEAQSVFALISPLGTANTASILPLIESKGIPTVGPVTGATSLRMPENRHVFFLRPTYREETQRLVKQIVDMGLKRIAVVYLDNPFGKEVLKDMSKVLDEIKVERAGEFALAVDGKNGAELADKVAAERPGAVLLATTGTANTAFVQAFRAKAQGVPLAGLSVTVISSELPKLAASTRGLALVQVFPDANSQKSVVVRKFQSSMKATGGDAAFLNSGSALEGWLNGQIMIEGLKNAGKDVTRERLRSGLASIRSLSFGDFNVGFGNKAPYIGSDAIYLAVYAENGRRIS; the protein is encoded by the coding sequence ATGAGCCGTAGACACTTTCTTTTGCGCGCCACCCAGGCCGTGGCTGCCACCGGCTTGCCCGCATGGGCCCAGACCGCCATGGCCGCAGAAGAAGCCCTGACCGCCCGGAGCGTCAACCTGGGCTGCTCCATCGCGCTGACCGGCCCGCTGGGCCAGGCAGGCATCGAGCAGGTGGCGGGCATGAAGGCGGCGTTTGCCGAAGTGAACAGCGCCGGCGGCGTGCACGGCCGCGAGATCCGCATGGAGATCAAGGACGACGGCTATGTGGCCAGCCGCACCCTGCAGAACGTGACCGGCATGGTCGAGGCGCAGTCGGTGTTCGCGCTGATCTCGCCGCTGGGCACGGCCAATACCGCGTCCATTCTTCCGCTCATCGAATCCAAGGGCATTCCCACCGTGGGGCCCGTCACGGGCGCCACTTCGCTGCGCATGCCCGAAAACCGCCATGTGTTCTTCCTGCGCCCCACGTACCGCGAAGAGACGCAGCGCCTGGTCAAGCAGATCGTGGACATGGGCCTCAAGCGCATTGCCGTGGTCTACCTGGACAACCCCTTTGGCAAGGAAGTGCTCAAGGACATGTCCAAGGTGCTCGACGAGATCAAGGTCGAGCGCGCGGGCGAGTTTGCCCTGGCCGTGGATGGCAAGAACGGCGCCGAGCTGGCCGACAAGGTGGCCGCCGAGCGCCCGGGCGCCGTGCTGCTGGCCACCACCGGCACGGCCAACACCGCGTTCGTGCAGGCCTTTCGCGCCAAGGCGCAGGGCGTGCCGCTGGCGGGCCTGTCGGTCACGGTGATCTCCTCCGAGCTGCCCAAGCTCGCCGCTTCCACGCGCGGCCTGGCGCTGGTGCAGGTGTTCCCGGATGCCAACTCGCAAAAGTCGGTGGTGGTGCGCAAGTTCCAGAGCAGCATGAAGGCCACGGGCGGCGATGCGGCGTTCCTGAACAGCGGCAGCGCGCTGGAAGGCTGGCTCAACGGCCAGATCATGATCGAGGGCCTGAAGAATGCCGGCAAGGACGTCACGCGTGAACGCCTGCGCTCGGGCCTGGCCAGCATCCGCTCGCTGTCGTTCGGCGACTTCAACGTGGGCTTTGGCAACAAGGCGCCCTACATCGGTTCGGACGCGATCTACCTGGCGGTGTACGCGGAGAACGGACGCCGCATCAGCTAG
- a CDS encoding chromate transporter produces MATATDLPSPPPEPAPRPQPRNPADLFWSFTWLALQGFGGVLAVVQRELVEKKRWMTNEEFVEDWAVAQIMPGPNVVNLSIMIGDRYFGLRGALAALAGMLTFPLILVLALAVVYAEFSSHPAVAGALRGMGAVAAGLIAGVGIKLFASIQKHPLGRPLCVAFVALTIVAMVVLRWPLLWILPVVGGAACLLTWRKLAP; encoded by the coding sequence ATGGCCACAGCCACCGATCTGCCGTCCCCGCCCCCCGAACCCGCGCCCCGGCCACAGCCGCGCAACCCTGCCGACCTGTTCTGGTCCTTCACCTGGCTGGCCCTGCAGGGATTTGGCGGCGTGCTGGCCGTGGTGCAGCGCGAACTGGTGGAGAAAAAACGCTGGATGACGAACGAGGAATTCGTCGAGGACTGGGCGGTGGCGCAGATCATGCCGGGCCCCAACGTGGTCAACCTCAGCATCATGATCGGCGACCGCTACTTCGGCCTGCGCGGCGCGCTCGCGGCGCTGGCGGGCATGCTGACCTTTCCGCTGATCCTGGTGCTGGCCCTGGCCGTGGTCTATGCCGAGTTCTCCAGCCACCCGGCCGTGGCGGGCGCGCTGCGCGGCATGGGCGCCGTGGCGGCGGGGCTGATCGCCGGGGTGGGCATCAAGCTCTTCGCCTCCATCCAGAAACACCCCCTGGGCCGCCCGCTGTGCGTGGCCTTCGTGGCGCTCACCATCGTGGCCATGGTGGTGCTGCGCTGGCCGCTGCTGTGGATCCTGCCGGTGGTCGGCGGCGCGGCCTGCCTGCTCACCTGGAGGAAGCTCGCGCCATGA
- a CDS encoding SulP family inorganic anion transporter — translation MLAFPSSLTRWLPFLSWPRPDRALLKGEFWAGMTVGLMLVPQGVAYAALAGMPLVTGIYASLIPALVAVLFSASTRLGVGPTALTSLLIGASLTGLAEPGSAQWVAMAAWIALMSGLLQLVMGIARFGWLLNLVTSPVLSGFTQAAALLILGSQLAALTGLRSDWGALLSTPSPGLFDLAAAAFGLGSLALLTLARRWRPNFPAAIVVVGAAGALSWALGYADAGGAVVGALPSGLPAPYWPGALPWSGFAALVMPVLVVTLVSFLETASSAKVESQRSGERWNENQDLIGQGLAKISSGLCGSFATSASFSRSAINLYAGAKSGWATVFAIALVLVVLLWLTPALYHVPQSVLAAVVVTAVTSLIKPGTLLRLWRVSRVEAVIGGVTFALTLATAPRMYWGVLVGLLMNLSHFLYQRLHPRIIEVGLHPDGSLRDRHLWHLPALAPRLLALRMDAELDFASASALERRVTEHLAAHPEVVHLCLLAQPINRIDVTGVETFAHLLALLRSRGGTLHLSGLKLPVERVLRQAGLLDAGAGLAMYRTDADALMALQLLPPSPLPPSTAPAQG, via the coding sequence ATGCTTGCTTTCCCCTCCTCGCTGACCCGCTGGCTTCCCTTTCTCTCCTGGCCCCGGCCCGACCGTGCCCTGCTCAAGGGGGAGTTCTGGGCCGGCATGACGGTGGGCCTGATGCTGGTGCCGCAGGGGGTCGCCTATGCGGCCCTGGCCGGCATGCCGCTCGTGACGGGCATCTATGCCTCGCTGATTCCCGCCCTGGTGGCGGTGCTGTTCAGTGCGTCCACCCGTCTGGGCGTGGGTCCCACGGCGCTCACCAGCCTGCTGATCGGCGCTTCGCTCACGGGCCTGGCCGAGCCGGGCAGCGCGCAATGGGTGGCCATGGCGGCATGGATCGCCCTGATGTCCGGACTGCTGCAGCTGGTGATGGGCATCGCGCGTTTTGGCTGGCTTCTGAACCTGGTGACATCCCCCGTGCTCAGTGGCTTCACGCAGGCGGCGGCCCTGTTGATCCTGGGCTCTCAGCTCGCGGCGCTCACGGGCCTGCGGTCGGACTGGGGCGCGCTGCTGTCCACGCCCTCGCCCGGCCTGTTTGACCTCGCCGCGGCCGCTTTTGGCCTGGGAAGCCTGGCATTGCTGACCCTCGCACGCCGCTGGCGGCCCAATTTCCCCGCCGCCATCGTCGTCGTGGGCGCTGCGGGCGCGCTGAGCTGGGCGCTGGGCTATGCGGACGCTGGTGGCGCCGTGGTGGGGGCGCTGCCTTCGGGGCTGCCCGCCCCCTACTGGCCCGGCGCCCTCCCCTGGTCGGGATTCGCCGCCCTGGTGATGCCGGTGCTGGTGGTCACGCTGGTGAGCTTTCTCGAAACCGCGTCCAGCGCCAAGGTGGAAAGCCAGCGCTCGGGCGAGCGCTGGAACGAAAACCAGGATCTGATTGGCCAGGGCCTGGCCAAGATCAGCAGCGGGCTGTGCGGCAGCTTTGCCACCAGCGCCTCGTTCTCGCGGTCGGCCATCAACCTGTACGCGGGCGCAAAAAGCGGCTGGGCCACCGTTTTTGCGATCGCGCTGGTGCTGGTGGTGCTGCTCTGGCTCACGCCGGCGCTCTACCACGTGCCGCAATCGGTGCTCGCGGCCGTGGTGGTGACCGCGGTGACCAGCCTCATCAAGCCTGGCACGCTGCTGCGGCTGTGGCGGGTATCGCGGGTGGAGGCGGTGATCGGCGGCGTCACCTTCGCACTGACGCTCGCCACGGCACCCAGGATGTACTGGGGAGTGCTGGTGGGATTGCTGATGAACCTGAGCCACTTCCTGTACCAGCGGCTGCATCCCCGCATCATCGAGGTGGGCCTGCACCCTGACGGCAGCCTGCGCGACCGGCACTTGTGGCATCTTCCCGCGCTCGCCCCCCGGCTGCTGGCGCTGCGCATGGATGCGGAACTCGATTTCGCCTCCGCCAGCGCGCTGGAGCGCCGCGTCACCGAACACCTGGCAGCCCACCCGGAGGTGGTGCACCTGTGCCTGCTGGCCCAGCCCATCAACCGCATCGACGTGACGGGCGTGGAGACCTTCGCCCACCTGCTGGCCTTGCTGCGGTCCCGCGGCGGCACGCTGCACCTGAGCGGCCTCAAGCTGCCCGTGGAGCGGGTGCTGCGCCAGGCGGGCCTGCTGGACGCCGGCGCCGGCCTGGCGATGTACCGCACCGATGCCGACGCCTTGATGGCGCTGCAGCTGCTGCCACCCTCGCCATTGCCCCCTTCTACCGCCCCCGCCCAGGGATAG
- a CDS encoding PLP-dependent transferase, with the protein MAGMKEHDTDPATRIVHHGYVPPSGFAAPQPGVYKASTVIFPNVAAMRSREWKDKSGYTYGLHGTPTTFILEERLCTLEGGLQCVLVPSGLAAIANVGLALLKPGDEVLIPDNAYGPGKDFAHGELARFGVSHGLYDPLDPADLAARITPATRLVWLEAPGSVTMEFPDLCEQVRICRARGVITALDNTWGAGLAFAPFDLSGDGGLGVDISAHALTKYPSGGGDVLMGSVITRDPGLHMKIKLTHMRLGLGVGGNDAEAVLRALPSIGLRYRAHDRAARGLAQWMQQQPAVAQVLHPALAGAPGHGHWKALCGAADGGEGAAAGLFSVMIHARHTQQQVDVFCDSLRLFKLGYSWGGPMSLVVPYHLASMRSRPTAHLQPGTLVRFSIGLEAEEDLRQDLQQALERAFPEA; encoded by the coding sequence ATGGCTGGCATGAAAGAGCACGATACCGATCCCGCCACCCGCATCGTCCACCACGGCTACGTGCCACCCAGCGGGTTCGCGGCCCCGCAGCCGGGGGTCTACAAGGCCTCCACCGTCATTTTTCCCAACGTGGCGGCCATGCGCTCGCGCGAGTGGAAGGACAAGAGCGGCTATACCTACGGCCTGCACGGCACGCCCACCACCTTCATCCTCGAAGAGCGCCTGTGCACGCTGGAAGGGGGCCTGCAGTGCGTGCTGGTGCCCAGCGGCCTGGCGGCCATCGCCAATGTAGGGCTGGCCTTGCTCAAACCGGGCGATGAGGTGCTGATACCCGACAACGCCTACGGTCCCGGCAAGGATTTCGCCCACGGCGAACTCGCGCGTTTCGGCGTTTCCCATGGGCTGTACGACCCGCTGGACCCCGCCGACCTGGCGGCCCGCATCACGCCGGCCACGCGGCTGGTCTGGCTGGAGGCCCCGGGCTCGGTCACCATGGAGTTTCCGGATCTCTGCGAGCAGGTGCGCATCTGCCGTGCCCGTGGCGTGATCACCGCCCTGGACAACACCTGGGGGGCGGGCCTGGCGTTTGCGCCCTTCGATCTCAGCGGAGACGGCGGCCTGGGTGTGGACATCTCGGCCCATGCCCTCACCAAATACCCCAGTGGCGGCGGTGACGTGCTCATGGGCAGCGTGATCACGCGCGACCCGGGCCTGCACATGAAGATCAAGCTGACCCACATGCGGCTGGGCCTGGGAGTGGGCGGCAACGATGCCGAGGCCGTGCTGCGTGCCTTGCCCAGCATTGGCTTGCGCTACCGCGCCCATGACAGGGCGGCCCGCGGCCTGGCGCAGTGGATGCAGCAGCAGCCTGCCGTGGCCCAGGTCCTGCACCCGGCGCTGGCGGGGGCGCCTGGCCACGGCCACTGGAAGGCGCTGTGTGGTGCGGCCGACGGCGGCGAGGGCGCGGCCGCCGGGTTGTTCAGCGTGATGATCCACGCGCGCCACACCCAGCAGCAGGTGGACGTGTTCTGCGACAGCCTGCGCCTGTTCAAGCTCGGCTACAGCTGGGGCGGGCCGATGAGCCTGGTGGTGCCTTACCACCTTGCCAGCATGCGCAGCCGTCCCACGGCGCATCTCCAGCCCGGCACGCTCGTGCGGTTTTCCATCGGGCTGGAAGCGGAGGAGGATCTTCGGCAGGACCTGCAGCAGGCCCTGGAGCGGGCCTTCCCGGAGGCCTGA
- a CDS encoding DUF6150 family protein: protein MAKILEVKYEHQADARVCEVAHESLADLCWHEVAYATQASGDAIWFFVAYANQASFKVLRVRHASQADLKLFKVGTPEQAGWRNKDHLLRGKLG from the coding sequence ATGGCCAAGATCCTGGAAGTGAAGTACGAACACCAGGCCGATGCGCGCGTGTGCGAGGTCGCCCACGAAAGCCTGGCCGACCTGTGCTGGCACGAGGTGGCCTATGCCACGCAGGCCAGCGGCGATGCGATCTGGTTCTTCGTGGCCTACGCGAACCAGGCCAGCTTCAAGGTCCTGCGGGTCAGGCACGCCAGCCAGGCGGACCTGAAGCTGTTCAAGGTGGGCACTCCCGAACAGGCAGGCTGGCGCAACAAGGACCATCTGCTACGCGGCAAGCTGGGCTGA
- a CDS encoding arylesterase: protein MIRDLHRRHFILSAATGAVVGACAPTAWAQASAKAAATPPRPPLILVLGDSLSAEYGLARGTGWVALLEKQLAQDKLAATVVNASVSGETTAGGRSRLAALLAQHKPSHVVIELGGNDALRGLPLKNTEENLTWMTQAAQKAGARVLLVGMQVPPNYGTDYANRFAGLFATVAQAQKAAVVPFFLKGVADGADPTRLFQPDRIHPRAEAHPQMLANVWPELRKLLR, encoded by the coding sequence TTGATTCGAGATCTGCATCGACGCCACTTTATCCTGAGCGCCGCCACCGGCGCCGTGGTGGGGGCTTGCGCCCCCACCGCCTGGGCCCAGGCCAGCGCGAAAGCCGCGGCCACGCCGCCTCGCCCTCCTCTCATCCTCGTACTGGGAGACTCCCTGAGCGCCGAGTACGGGCTGGCGCGCGGCACGGGCTGGGTGGCCCTGCTGGAAAAGCAGCTCGCCCAGGACAAGCTGGCGGCCACCGTGGTCAACGCCAGCGTGAGCGGGGAGACCACCGCGGGCGGGCGCTCGCGTCTGGCAGCGCTGCTGGCGCAGCACAAGCCCAGCCATGTGGTGATTGAACTGGGCGGCAACGATGCCCTGCGCGGGCTGCCGCTCAAGAATACCGAAGAGAACCTGACGTGGATGACGCAGGCGGCGCAAAAGGCCGGCGCCAGGGTGCTGCTGGTGGGGATGCAGGTGCCGCCCAACTATGGCACCGACTACGCGAACCGGTTTGCGGGCCTGTTCGCCACGGTCGCGCAGGCCCAGAAGGCCGCCGTGGTCCCTTTCTTCCTGAAGGGCGTGGCGGACGGGGCGGACCCGACCCGCCTGTTCCAGCCGGACCGCATCCACCCACGCGCCGAGGCGCATCCGCAGATGCTGGCCAACGTATGGCCGGAACTCAGGAAATTGCTGCGCTGA
- a CDS encoding chromate transporter: MNTSASTALTAPLLALGPADWFNLFLYYMSLSLLAVGGAIATAPDMHRFLVERQAWLTDPQFNASIAIAQAAPGPNVLFIALLGWNVGINAGGPGMAGWLLGALGMAVCMLGVMLPSSLLTWLATRWGHRNRERRGVRAFKQGMAPVVIGLLLATSWVLARAHGGPATAWPLWLLSAVTVVLVWRTRLHLLWMLAAGAVLGAVGWV, translated from the coding sequence ATGAACACGTCCGCCTCCACCGCATTGACCGCCCCGCTGCTCGCGCTCGGCCCCGCCGACTGGTTCAACCTCTTCCTGTACTACATGTCGCTGTCGCTGCTGGCCGTGGGCGGCGCCATCGCCACCGCGCCCGACATGCACCGCTTCCTGGTCGAGCGCCAGGCCTGGCTGACCGACCCGCAGTTCAACGCCTCCATCGCCATCGCCCAGGCCGCACCCGGCCCCAACGTGCTGTTCATCGCGTTGCTGGGATGGAACGTGGGCATCAACGCCGGAGGCCCCGGCATGGCCGGCTGGCTGCTGGGCGCGCTGGGCATGGCGGTGTGCATGCTGGGCGTGATGCTGCCCAGCAGCCTGCTCACCTGGCTGGCCACGCGCTGGGGGCACCGCAACCGCGAGCGCCGGGGCGTGCGCGCCTTCAAGCAAGGCATGGCGCCGGTGGTCATCGGCCTGCTGCTGGCCACCTCCTGGGTGCTGGCGCGCGCCCATGGCGGCCCGGCCACGGCCTGGCCCCTGTGGCTGCTGAGCGCCGTCACCGTGGTGCTGGTGTGGCGCACCAGGCTGCACCTGCTGTGGATGCTGGCCGCGGGCGCCGTGCTGGGGGCCGTGGGCTGGGTCTAG
- a CDS encoding DUF2189 domain-containing protein, whose protein sequence is MTATSSKPAPDAAGPAGSTAADTGTAQQVTLQRLRLADPFRWLARGLRDVRAAPGIAVFYGTCFWAMALVLGWVFRTRPEYTMSLASGCLLLGPFLVMGLYDTSRRREAGLAPALSESLTCWDSHMGSMGMLVLVLVVLELLWGRASLVVFAVFFNTGMPSTTGVLQAVFNPQNWSFVAVYAVVGGVFAALVFSTSVVSIPMILDRDTDALTAGITSMRVVVENTAVMLLWGAIITAAVAVSLWFWGIGLLLAGPVLGHASWHAYRASVTPLRPAAACA, encoded by the coding sequence ATGACTGCCACCTCTTCCAAGCCCGCCCCCGACGCGGCAGGCCCCGCGGGCTCCACGGCCGCCGACACCGGCACCGCGCAGCAGGTCACCCTGCAGCGCCTTCGCCTGGCCGACCCGTTCCGCTGGCTCGCCAGGGGCCTGCGGGACGTGCGCGCCGCGCCCGGCATCGCCGTGTTCTACGGCACGTGCTTCTGGGCCATGGCGCTGGTGCTGGGCTGGGTCTTTCGCACCCGGCCGGAGTACACGATGTCCCTGGCGAGCGGCTGCCTGCTGCTGGGCCCTTTCCTGGTCATGGGGCTGTATGACACCAGCCGGCGGCGCGAGGCGGGGCTGGCGCCGGCATTGAGCGAGTCGCTCACCTGCTGGGACAGCCACATGGGCAGCATGGGCATGCTGGTGCTGGTCCTCGTGGTGCTCGAGCTGCTGTGGGGCCGTGCCTCGCTGGTGGTGTTCGCCGTGTTCTTCAACACCGGCATGCCATCGACCACGGGCGTGTTGCAGGCGGTCTTCAACCCGCAGAACTGGAGCTTCGTCGCGGTCTATGCCGTGGTCGGGGGCGTGTTCGCGGCACTGGTGTTCTCCACATCCGTCGTGTCCATCCCCATGATCCTCGACCGCGACACCGACGCCCTCACGGCCGGCATCACGAGCATGCGCGTGGTGGTGGAAAACACTGCCGTGATGCTGCTCTGGGGGGCGATCATTACCGCCGCGGTGGCCGTTTCGCTCTGGTTCTGGGGCATTGGGCTGCTTCTGGCGGGCCCTGTCCTGGGCCATGCCAGCTGGCATGCGTACCGTGCATCAGTAACCCCACTGCGGCCCGCTGCGGCATGTGCCTGA